The following proteins come from a genomic window of Paucidesulfovibrio gracilis DSM 16080:
- a CDS encoding cell division protein ZapA yields the protein MPRYSLSLCGLEVTFRTDAEADRIEAAKALLEERVNSLSKSGGSISKDKLLACVALGLADDFLESEAARRQMEDRIGELLER from the coding sequence ATGCCGCGCTATTCCCTTTCCCTGTGTGGGCTGGAAGTCACGTTCCGGACCGACGCTGAAGCGGACCGCATCGAAGCCGCCAAGGCCCTGCTTGAAGAGCGAGTGAACAGCTTGAGCAAGAGCGGTGGCAGCATCAGCAAAGATAAGCTGCTCGCGTGCGTGGCCCTCGGCCTGGCCGACGACTTTTTGGAGTCCGAAGCCGCCCGAAGGCAGATGGAAGATCGAATCGGCGAGCTCTTGGAGAGATAA
- the glmU gene encoding bifunctional UDP-N-acetylglucosamine diphosphorylase/glucosamine-1-phosphate N-acetyltransferase GlmU, with translation MYDTHTAALVLAAGKGTRMHSPRPKVLQEILGEPMLHYVYQALTPLFGDHVRTVVGHGRDEVAQRFPAFADGFIVQADQLGTGHALMESFEELERMGCENVFVANGDTPLMGSAPLEGFLEATTRDMQADVAFMTITLKNPGSFGRVIRTKEGQVRAIVEAKDYDIAEHGPMTGEVNAGLYLLRLAAIKDLLGELTKENKSGEYYITDLVGLGVKRGRVVIGYNCGSDPNLMGVNSPKELVQAEFSLRKRIVSDWLDNGVIIHAPESAVIGPRVTLDPGAELHGPLELYGSTHVAQGATVQSNTRLEDSHVEAGALIRAFSHLEQARVGRDCIVGPYARLRPQAELLPGAKVGNFCEVKKATIGSGAKVNHLTYVGDADIGSGVNVGAGTITCNYDGTNKHRTVIKDNAFIGSNTALVAPVTVGEGSLVAAGSVITKNIPDGNLGVARGKQTNIARRHTRS, from the coding sequence GTGTACGATACCCATACAGCGGCCCTGGTTCTTGCCGCGGGAAAAGGCACCCGCATGCATTCCCCGCGCCCCAAGGTTCTCCAGGAAATCCTCGGCGAACCCATGCTCCACTACGTATATCAGGCACTGACACCTCTTTTCGGTGACCATGTGCGTACCGTTGTTGGCCACGGCCGCGACGAAGTGGCCCAGCGGTTCCCCGCCTTTGCCGACGGGTTCATTGTCCAGGCCGATCAGCTCGGTACCGGCCATGCCCTGATGGAATCCTTTGAAGAACTGGAACGCATGGGCTGCGAAAACGTATTCGTGGCCAACGGCGACACCCCGCTCATGGGCAGCGCTCCCCTGGAAGGTTTTTTGGAAGCCACCACCCGTGACATGCAGGCGGACGTGGCCTTCATGACCATCACCCTGAAAAATCCCGGCTCCTTCGGCCGCGTGATCCGCACCAAGGAAGGCCAGGTGCGGGCCATTGTGGAAGCCAAGGATTACGACATCGCGGAGCACGGTCCCATGACCGGCGAGGTCAATGCAGGCCTGTACCTGTTGCGACTGGCCGCGATCAAAGACCTGCTCGGCGAGCTGACCAAGGAAAATAAAAGCGGCGAATACTACATCACCGATCTGGTGGGCCTTGGCGTCAAGCGAGGACGCGTGGTCATCGGCTACAACTGCGGGAGCGATCCCAACCTCATGGGCGTCAACTCGCCCAAGGAGCTGGTCCAGGCGGAATTTTCCCTGCGCAAACGCATTGTTTCGGACTGGCTGGACAACGGCGTGATCATCCACGCTCCGGAAAGCGCGGTCATCGGCCCGCGGGTGACCCTGGACCCCGGTGCGGAGCTGCACGGTCCTCTGGAATTGTACGGGTCCACCCATGTGGCCCAGGGCGCCACAGTGCAGTCCAATACCCGGCTGGAAGACAGCCATGTGGAAGCTGGTGCCCTGATACGCGCCTTTTCCCACTTGGAGCAGGCCCGTGTCGGCCGGGATTGCATCGTTGGCCCGTACGCCCGGCTCCGGCCCCAGGCAGAGTTGCTGCCGGGCGCCAAAGTGGGCAATTTCTGCGAGGTGAAAAAAGCCACCATCGGCTCCGGTGCCAAGGTCAACCACCTCACCTACGTGGGCGATGCGGACATCGGCTCCGGGGTGAACGTGGGGGCGGGTACCATCACCTGCAACTACGACGGAACAAACAAACACCGAACCGTGATCAAAGACAATGCCTTCATCGGCTCCAACACCGCTCTGGTGGCTCCGGTCACCGTTGGAGAAGGGTCGCTGGTGGCCGCAGGTTCGGTCATTACGAAGAATATCCCGGACGGCAATCTGGGCGTGGCTCGAGGCAAACAGACCAATATCGCGCGTCGCCATACGCGCTCTTGA
- a CDS encoding F0F1 ATP synthase subunit epsilon, which yields MANTLLLEIVTPDRKVLSEDVEYVGAPGALGEFGVLPNHIPFLSALGIGNLHFKNGGKSYYVFVAGGFAEVSGNKMTVLAEVAEKASEIDIDRARKARERAEQRTAKVKENVDWARNQAALRRAIARMSCRESGSQAGTC from the coding sequence ATGGCGAATACCCTGCTTCTCGAAATCGTCACGCCCGACAGGAAAGTGCTGTCAGAGGACGTGGAATACGTGGGCGCTCCCGGTGCCCTCGGCGAGTTCGGCGTACTGCCGAACCATATTCCCTTCCTCTCCGCTCTGGGCATCGGCAACCTGCATTTTAAAAACGGCGGCAAGTCCTATTACGTCTTTGTCGCCGGCGGGTTCGCCGAAGTGAGTGGAAATAAGATGACAGTACTGGCCGAAGTCGCGGAAAAGGCGTCCGAGATCGACATCGATCGCGCTCGCAAGGCCCGTGAACGCGCTGAACAGCGTACGGCCAAAGTCAAAGAAAACGTGGACTGGGCACGCAACCAAGCGGCCCTGCGCCGGGCCATCGCCCGCATGAGCTGCCGTGAAAGCGGCTCTCAGGCAGGCACCTGCTAG
- the rny gene encoding ribonuclease Y produces MLEALFALVGLVAGSGTGYLLHRHISAKKVGDANELARRIVEESRKEADALRKELRLQAQDEIYAQKKEQEKEFKNRENELKKQEARLQGKEERLEGKLEKVAGKESEVNQMEKRLIKLEKELEDRQMDLDKQWDEHDRKLQEISGLTAEEARERLMTEIESRTRHEAGKMIRAIEMEAKETSDKKAKEILSLALQRYAGEYAGEHTVTAVTLPSEDMKGRIIGREGRNIRALEAATGVDLIIDDTPETVVLSAFSPLRREVAKLALERLIHDGRIHPARIEDIVNKVQQELEVKLREIGEQATFDVGVHGIHPDLIKLLGQLQYRTSFSQNVLQHSLEVAFLCGIMAAELGLDEKQAKRAGLLHDIGKAVDHEIEGPHATIGADLAKKHGESKAIVHAIAAHHEDIPPQSILANLVQAADSLSGARPGARKELLENYVKRLEELEGIATGFKGVTKAYAIQAGREIRVMVDSDRVEDDGTYLLCKDIADKIENNMTYPGQIRVTVIREKRAVGYAK; encoded by the coding sequence ATGTTGGAAGCGCTGTTTGCCCTGGTGGGACTCGTGGCCGGAAGTGGCACGGGATACCTGCTGCATAGACATATCTCCGCGAAAAAGGTGGGGGACGCCAACGAGCTTGCCCGACGCATCGTGGAAGAGTCCCGAAAAGAAGCCGATGCCCTGCGAAAAGAGTTGCGGCTTCAGGCCCAGGATGAAATTTACGCTCAGAAAAAAGAACAAGAAAAAGAATTCAAAAACCGTGAAAACGAGCTGAAAAAGCAAGAAGCACGGCTTCAAGGAAAAGAAGAACGCCTGGAAGGCAAACTTGAAAAGGTCGCCGGCAAGGAATCGGAAGTCAACCAGATGGAAAAACGGCTCATCAAGCTGGAAAAAGAGCTTGAAGACCGCCAAATGGACCTGGACAAGCAGTGGGACGAACACGATCGCAAACTCCAGGAAATCTCCGGCCTGACCGCGGAAGAAGCCCGGGAACGGCTCATGACCGAAATCGAGTCGCGCACGCGGCACGAAGCCGGAAAAATGATCCGCGCCATTGAGATGGAAGCCAAGGAAACCTCGGACAAAAAAGCCAAGGAAATCCTTTCCCTGGCTCTACAACGCTACGCGGGCGAATATGCTGGGGAGCATACCGTCACCGCCGTGACCCTGCCCTCCGAGGACATGAAGGGCCGGATCATCGGCCGCGAAGGACGCAACATCCGCGCCCTGGAAGCCGCCACCGGCGTGGACCTGATCATCGACGACACCCCGGAAACCGTGGTGCTTTCCGCGTTCAGCCCGCTGCGGCGCGAAGTGGCCAAGCTCGCCCTGGAGCGGCTCATCCACGACGGGCGCATCCACCCGGCGCGCATCGAAGACATCGTGAACAAGGTCCAGCAGGAATTGGAAGTCAAACTGCGGGAAATCGGCGAGCAGGCCACCTTTGACGTGGGCGTGCACGGCATCCACCCCGACCTGATCAAACTGCTGGGGCAACTCCAGTACCGCACCAGCTTCTCCCAGAACGTGCTGCAGCACTCCCTGGAAGTGGCCTTCCTCTGTGGCATCATGGCCGCGGAACTCGGCCTGGATGAAAAACAGGCCAAACGCGCCGGACTGCTGCACGACATCGGCAAGGCCGTGGACCACGAAATCGAAGGACCGCACGCCACCATCGGCGCGGACCTGGCCAAAAAACACGGCGAATCCAAAGCCATCGTGCATGCCATTGCCGCGCACCATGAAGACATTCCGCCGCAGTCCATCCTGGCCAACCTGGTGCAGGCCGCGGACTCGCTGTCCGGCGCACGGCCCGGAGCACGCAAGGAACTGCTTGAAAATTACGTCAAGCGCCTGGAAGAACTGGAAGGCATCGCCACCGGATTCAAGGGCGTGACCAAGGCCTACGCCATTCAAGCGGGCCGGGAAATCCGCGTCATGGTCGATTCCGACCGCGTGGAAGACGACGGCACCTACCTGCTCTGTAAAGACATTGCCGACAAAATCGAAAACAACATGACCTACCCCGGCCAGATCCGGGTGACCGTGATCCGCGAAAAACGCGCCGTGGGCTACGCCAAGTAG
- the atpD gene encoding F0F1 ATP synthase subunit beta, translating to MSNVGKIVQVIGAVVDVEFPEGNLPSIMNALEIKNPNNTDAPELICEVAQHLGDNVVRTIAMDATEGLVRGMEVSDTGEAITVPVGKEALGRIINVVGRPVDELGPVEAKKSLPIHRAAPNFTEQSTKVELLETGIKVVDLLIPFPKGGKMGLFGGAGVGKTVILMEMINNIAKQHGGLSVFAGVGERTREGNDLYHEFKDAGILEKAALVYGQMNEPPGARARVALTGLTCAEYFRDEEGQDVLLFIDNIFRFTQAGSEVSALLGRMPSAVGYQPTLGTDLGALQERITSTTKGSITSVQAVYVPADDLTDPAPATTFSHLDGTLVLSRQIAELGIYPAVDPLDSTSRILDPLVLGEEHYFTAREVQQVLQKYKELQDIIAILGMDELSDEDKLVVGRARRIQRFLSQPFHVAEAFTGVPGKYVKLEDTIRAFRDILEGKFDDLPEQAFYMCGGIDEAVEKAKNA from the coding sequence ATGAGCAACGTTGGAAAAATCGTGCAGGTTATCGGCGCGGTTGTCGACGTGGAGTTTCCTGAAGGCAACCTGCCCAGCATCATGAACGCGCTGGAAATCAAAAACCCGAACAACACGGACGCGCCCGAGCTGATCTGCGAAGTGGCCCAGCACCTGGGCGACAACGTGGTGCGCACCATCGCCATGGATGCCACCGAAGGTCTGGTCCGCGGCATGGAAGTGTCCGACACCGGCGAGGCCATCACCGTGCCTGTCGGCAAAGAGGCGCTCGGCCGCATCATCAACGTGGTCGGCCGTCCCGTGGACGAACTGGGCCCGGTCGAGGCGAAAAAGAGCCTCCCCATTCACCGCGCTGCCCCGAACTTCACTGAGCAGTCCACCAAGGTGGAACTGCTGGAAACCGGCATCAAGGTCGTGGACCTGCTGATTCCCTTCCCCAAGGGCGGCAAAATGGGTCTGTTCGGCGGCGCCGGTGTGGGCAAGACCGTTATCCTGATGGAAATGATCAACAACATCGCCAAGCAGCACGGCGGCCTGTCCGTGTTCGCCGGTGTTGGTGAGCGTACCCGTGAGGGCAACGACCTCTACCACGAGTTCAAGGACGCCGGCATTCTGGAGAAAGCCGCGTTGGTGTACGGCCAGATGAACGAGCCTCCGGGAGCCCGTGCCCGTGTCGCCCTCACCGGCCTGACCTGCGCGGAATACTTCCGTGACGAAGAAGGCCAGGACGTGTTGCTCTTCATCGACAACATCTTCCGCTTCACCCAGGCCGGTTCCGAGGTGTCCGCACTTCTGGGCCGCATGCCTTCCGCGGTGGGTTACCAGCCCACTCTGGGTACCGACCTCGGCGCCCTGCAGGAACGCATCACCTCCACCACCAAGGGTTCCATCACCTCGGTGCAGGCCGTGTACGTCCCCGCGGATGACTTGACCGACCCCGCGCCGGCCACGACCTTCTCGCACCTTGACGGTACGCTGGTTCTGTCCCGTCAGATCGCCGAGCTGGGCATCTACCCCGCGGTGGACCCGCTGGACTCCACGTCCCGCATCCTGGATCCGCTGGTTCTGGGTGAAGAGCACTACTTCACCGCCCGTGAAGTGCAGCAGGTGCTCCAGAAGTACAAGGAACTCCAGGACATCATCGCGATTCTGGGTATGGACGAGCTGTCCGACGAAGACAAACTCGTCGTGGGCCGCGCCCGTCGCATCCAGCGCTTCCTGTCCCAGCCCTTCCACGTTGCCGAAGCCTTCACCGGCGTTCCCGGCAAATACGTGAAGCTGGAAGACACCATTCGCGCCTTCCGCGACATCCTCGAAGGCAAGTTCGATGACTTGCCCGAGCAGGCCTTCTATATGTGCGGCGGCATTGACGAGGCGGTCGAAAAAGCCAAGAACGCATAG
- a CDS encoding tetratricopeptide repeat protein, whose translation MNKHTKVKVDPVVRRNTAVLLAVATFLGGLFLGFNISFFLNAERQTTHPVPAMEHAAQAPAAVGPDLQQLEKQAQANDQEPHAWFDLGNAYYDTGQAAKAIEAYQRGLALAPDHADVWTDLGVMYRQTQQPEKAVQSFDRAIQEQPGHQTALFNKGIVLFFDLDDRDGAVAAWESLLRINPQAQTPDGKPLRDLVERIKAGEAM comes from the coding sequence ATGAACAAACACACCAAAGTGAAAGTGGATCCAGTGGTGCGGCGCAATACCGCCGTGCTGCTGGCCGTGGCTACCTTTCTCGGCGGATTATTCCTTGGCTTCAACATCAGCTTTTTTCTCAACGCCGAACGTCAAACCACGCATCCGGTCCCGGCCATGGAGCATGCGGCCCAGGCTCCCGCTGCCGTGGGACCGGATCTGCAACAGCTTGAAAAACAGGCCCAGGCCAATGACCAGGAGCCTCACGCCTGGTTTGACCTGGGGAATGCGTATTACGATACCGGGCAGGCCGCCAAAGCCATTGAAGCGTATCAACGGGGATTGGCCCTGGCCCCGGACCATGCGGACGTGTGGACCGACCTGGGCGTGATGTACCGGCAGACGCAACAGCCGGAAAAGGCCGTGCAAAGCTTTGACCGGGCCATCCAGGAACAGCCGGGACACCAAACCGCGCTGTTCAACAAGGGCATTGTGTTGTTTTTTGATCTGGACGACAGAGACGGGGCTGTTGCGGCCTGGGAGAGCCTTCTGCGTATCAACCCGCAGGCGCAAACACCGGACGGAAAACCATTGCGTGATCTGGTGGAGCGCATCAAAGCCGGGGAAGCAATGTAG
- a CDS encoding F0F1 ATP synthase subunit gamma, with translation MASLRDVQNKIASIKKTKQITKAMNMVASAKLRKAQERIERFRPYASKFYEMLRELAGGADPSVHPLLEVRDEIKTSGIVLVTSDRGLCGSFNTNLIKAAIKLATEKAAEGKTVKFYCVGKKGAEAAKKLEHEIVKSYRDAMGTFDFTLGMEVGNMLIDAYIQGELDEATLVYGEFISMARQEPVVLPVLPLAPEEAEAEESGSAASQEFIYEPSVEGLLAELLPRFVKVQVYRGLLDTSASEHAARMAAMDNATRACDDMTDSLTLLYNKTRQAVITKELMDIVGGAEALNG, from the coding sequence ATGGCATCACTTAGGGATGTTCAAAACAAGATCGCAAGCATCAAAAAGACGAAGCAGATCACCAAGGCCATGAACATGGTGGCCTCGGCCAAGCTGCGTAAGGCCCAGGAGCGGATCGAACGGTTCCGCCCCTACGCCTCCAAGTTCTATGAGATGCTGCGCGAATTGGCCGGTGGGGCCGATCCCTCCGTGCATCCCCTCCTTGAGGTGCGCGACGAGATCAAAACCTCCGGAATCGTATTGGTGACCTCGGACCGCGGACTTTGCGGCAGCTTCAACACCAACCTGATCAAGGCGGCCATCAAACTGGCCACCGAGAAGGCGGCCGAAGGAAAAACGGTCAAATTCTACTGCGTCGGGAAAAAGGGTGCCGAGGCCGCGAAAAAACTCGAACACGAAATCGTGAAGAGCTACCGCGACGCCATGGGAACCTTTGACTTCACCCTGGGCATGGAAGTGGGCAACATGCTCATTGACGCCTACATCCAGGGCGAACTGGACGAAGCCACCCTCGTATACGGCGAGTTCATCAGCATGGCCCGGCAGGAGCCCGTTGTTCTGCCCGTGCTGCCTCTCGCTCCCGAGGAGGCCGAAGCCGAGGAAAGCGGCTCCGCCGCCTCCCAGGAATTCATCTACGAGCCTTCCGTGGAAGGCCTGCTGGCCGAACTGCTTCCGCGGTTCGTCAAGGTTCAGGTCTACCGCGGCCTTCTCGATACCTCCGCGTCCGAACATGCCGCACGCATGGCGGCCATGGACAACGCGACCAGGGCTTGTGATGACATGACCGATTCCCTGACTCTGCTTTACAACAAGACGCGTCAGGCGGTCATTACCAAGGAACTGATGGACATCGTCGGCGGCGCTGAAGCGCTGAATGGATAA